One Stenotrophomonas maltophilia DNA window includes the following coding sequences:
- a CDS encoding glycosyltransferase family 2 protein — protein sequence MPDTPSRSAAAERIGVALCTYNGARYLQAQLDSILEQDLPVNEVVIGDDGSSDQTLQLLHAFVPRAQALGVRVEIVQHARNLGYVRNFADALRRCQADILFLCDQDDVWHPGRVRSYVQRFQADPALLLLHSDARLVDAQGAPLGQRLLEVLVVHPAEVELERAGLAADVILQRNFVTGATCALRRQLVVGSLPVPAGWSHDEWLAVNASLRGGLDMLAEPTIDYRQHGNNQIGASQRGILQRLRHLNLFDAQARQRTAGRLLALDALLRQRGVVVAPERFQGLHALAWRMAWSRLQLYRRADVQGRWIAHDAPRLIARLANVCLAGAGWKGLRAALAGAAAGRRTSRPA from the coding sequence ATGCCTGACACGCCATCCCGATCGGCCGCTGCCGAACGCATTGGCGTCGCGCTGTGCACCTACAACGGTGCGCGCTACCTGCAGGCACAGCTGGACAGCATCCTCGAGCAGGATCTGCCGGTGAACGAAGTCGTGATCGGTGATGACGGCTCCAGCGACCAGACGCTGCAACTGCTGCATGCTTTCGTGCCGCGCGCGCAGGCGCTGGGCGTGCGTGTCGAGATCGTCCAGCACGCACGGAATCTCGGCTATGTGCGCAATTTCGCCGACGCGCTGCGGCGTTGCCAGGCCGATATCCTGTTCCTGTGCGATCAGGATGATGTCTGGCATCCGGGGCGGGTCCGCAGCTACGTGCAACGCTTCCAGGCAGACCCGGCCCTGTTGCTGCTGCACAGCGACGCGCGGTTGGTGGATGCGCAGGGCGCGCCGCTGGGTCAGCGCCTGCTGGAAGTGCTGGTGGTGCATCCGGCGGAAGTGGAGCTGGAGCGCGCCGGGCTGGCTGCCGACGTGATCCTGCAACGTAATTTTGTCACCGGCGCAACCTGTGCGCTGCGTCGCCAGCTTGTGGTCGGATCACTGCCCGTGCCTGCGGGCTGGAGTCACGACGAATGGCTCGCGGTCAACGCATCACTGCGAGGAGGGCTGGACATGCTGGCCGAACCGACCATCGACTATCGGCAGCATGGAAACAACCAGATCGGAGCCAGTCAGCGCGGCATTCTGCAACGCCTGCGCCATCTCAATCTGTTCGATGCGCAGGCGCGCCAGCGCACGGCGGGGCGCCTGCTGGCCCTGGATGCTCTGCTGCGACAGCGTGGCGTGGTCGTGGCGCCGGAGCGCTTCCAGGGGCTTCACGCGCTGGCCTGGCGCATGGCGTGGTCGCGGCTGCAGCTGTATCGCCGCGCGGATGTTCAGGGACGCTGGATCGCCCATGACGCGCCGCGCTTGATCGCTCGCTTGGCCAATGTCTGCCTCGCCGGAGCCGGCTGGAAGGGCCTCCGGGCGGCGCTGGCAGGAGCTGCGGCAGGCCGGCGGACGTCGCGCCCTGCTTGA
- a CDS encoding SDR family oxidoreductase, with protein MTVLVSGATSQIGRFLLPRLVQVHERVQAVSRRPQRAQDGVQWLCGDLASALDSVPSPAWKAIASFGPLEGLAQWLSRQAVAPAGRVIATSSMSVLSKQDSEQADEQDVVAMLQRGEAGLIEQAERLGMAWTILRPTLIYGAGIDRSITPIVQRALRLRLFPIPLADGLRQPVHADDIARAVVACISSGAGSSRVLEIGGGERLPYHAMFRRVHASLAQPTLALPLPGGALRGLAALVPRARGPVSRLQQDLVADNGPLQALLGISPRPFQPEAGMWQPMSAAQALQRIAAHPGNG; from the coding sequence ATGACCGTCCTTGTTTCCGGAGCCACCAGCCAGATCGGCCGGTTCCTGCTGCCGCGCCTGGTGCAGGTGCATGAGCGGGTGCAGGCGGTGAGCCGGCGGCCACAACGGGCACAGGACGGTGTGCAGTGGCTGTGCGGGGATCTGGCAAGCGCACTGGACAGCGTGCCGTCCCCGGCCTGGAAGGCGATCGCCAGCTTCGGACCGCTGGAAGGCTTGGCGCAGTGGTTGTCACGGCAGGCCGTGGCCCCGGCTGGGCGGGTCATCGCCACCAGTTCGATGAGCGTGCTGAGCAAGCAGGATTCCGAGCAGGCCGACGAACAGGACGTGGTAGCGATGCTGCAGCGGGGCGAAGCAGGCTTGATCGAACAGGCCGAACGTCTCGGCATGGCGTGGACGATCCTGCGGCCGACGCTGATCTACGGCGCCGGCATCGACCGCAGCATCACCCCGATCGTGCAGCGCGCGCTGCGTCTGCGCCTTTTCCCGATCCCGCTGGCCGATGGCCTGCGCCAGCCGGTGCATGCCGATGACATCGCCCGTGCCGTGGTGGCCTGCATCAGCAGCGGCGCGGGGTCCTCGAGGGTGCTGGAAATCGGTGGCGGCGAACGGCTGCCCTACCACGCGATGTTCCGCCGCGTGCATGCCAGCCTGGCGCAGCCGACCCTCGCGCTGCCGTTGCCGGGCGGTGCCCTGCGTGGCCTGGCTGCACTGGTTCCACGCGCCCGCGGCCCGGTGTCACGCCTGCAGCAGGACCTGGTTGCAGACAACGGCCCGCTGCAGGCGCTGTTGGGCATCTCGCCGCGACCCTTCCAGCCGGAGGCGGGCATGTGGCAGCCGATGAGCGCTGCGCAGGCCCTGCAGCGTATCGCCGCGCATCCCGGCAACGGCTAG
- a CDS encoding RelA/SpoT family protein yields MNRASVPGLDALLNRPSAAVLPAPLRQALREHWEAPECDHQMRASWSVLGDTLDALAMLSADEGAVVAALLFDLPGLRASLEQLPLGSHKAAVIGLLDGQDAADPVWALHAGREAGRNSEGLRRLLLAIIRDLRVVPILLARQLARMRAADKLDDEQRRALAQLTRDIHAPLANRLGIWQLKWELEDLAFRHLEPETYRRIAREVDETRIARERYVENVKKVLSRELVAQGIKAEVSGRPKHIYSIWRKMQKKRLAFDQLYDIRAVRVMVDDVAACYAALGVVHALWAPVPSEFDDYIARPKANDYRSLHTAVVGPEGRTIEVQIRTHEMHSQAELGVAAHWKYKEGGKGAEKSFDRKITWMRQLLEQAQDGQGNELAGALDAELTEDRVYALSPKDEVLDLPQGATPLDFAYQVHTMVGHRCRGAKVNGRIVPLTYRLRSGDRVEILTGKEADPRRDWLMPALGFLASNRSREKVRSWFHKLDRARNVQAGRELLERELKRLGLQHSDLTVAAKKFHADSVDDLYIQVALGDTGPNQVSRTLLEAERAASQPAPAPSLPRPTARRENLGKSKFTVQGVGNLLVQLARCCQPVAGEPIVGYLTRSRGVTVHRADCAALARLAATSPQRILPVEWGQAGGGYEVDVVVTAVDRRWLLKDITNLIAQEDAYVLDIHSDNVRNSGRAHLRLRLKVSDYGQLSTLLGKLDALPGVSEARRLG; encoded by the coding sequence GTGAACCGCGCTTCCGTCCCCGGCCTGGATGCCTTGTTGAACCGTCCCTCGGCAGCAGTGCTGCCCGCTCCGCTGCGCCAGGCCCTGCGCGAGCACTGGGAAGCGCCGGAGTGCGACCACCAGATGCGTGCCAGCTGGTCGGTGCTGGGCGATACCCTCGACGCACTGGCGATGCTCTCGGCCGATGAGGGCGCGGTGGTCGCGGCCTTGTTGTTCGACCTGCCGGGTCTGCGCGCCAGCCTGGAGCAACTGCCGCTGGGCAGTCACAAGGCGGCGGTGATCGGCCTGCTCGACGGTCAGGATGCAGCCGATCCGGTGTGGGCGCTGCACGCCGGCCGCGAGGCCGGGCGCAACAGTGAAGGCCTGCGCCGCCTGCTGCTGGCAATCATCCGGGACCTGCGGGTGGTACCGATCCTGCTGGCACGGCAGCTGGCGCGGATGCGCGCGGCCGACAAGCTGGATGACGAGCAACGCCGCGCGCTGGCGCAGCTGACCCGCGACATCCATGCACCGCTGGCCAACCGGTTGGGCATCTGGCAGCTGAAGTGGGAGCTGGAGGACCTGGCGTTCCGCCACCTGGAACCGGAGACCTACCGGCGTATCGCCCGCGAGGTGGACGAAACCCGCATCGCGCGCGAACGCTATGTCGAGAACGTCAAGAAGGTGCTGTCGCGCGAGCTGGTCGCGCAGGGCATCAAGGCCGAAGTCAGCGGCCGCCCGAAGCACATCTACAGCATCTGGCGGAAGATGCAGAAGAAGCGGCTGGCGTTCGACCAGCTGTACGACATCCGCGCAGTGCGGGTGATGGTTGACGACGTCGCCGCCTGCTATGCCGCGCTGGGCGTGGTGCACGCGCTGTGGGCGCCGGTGCCGAGCGAGTTCGATGATTACATCGCACGCCCGAAGGCCAACGACTACCGTTCGCTGCACACCGCCGTGGTTGGCCCGGAAGGGCGCACCATCGAAGTGCAGATCCGTACCCATGAAATGCACTCGCAGGCCGAGCTGGGCGTGGCCGCGCACTGGAAGTACAAGGAAGGCGGCAAGGGTGCGGAAAAGTCCTTCGACCGCAAGATCACCTGGATGCGCCAACTGCTGGAGCAGGCACAGGACGGGCAGGGCAATGAACTGGCCGGGGCGCTCGACGCCGAGCTGACCGAAGACCGGGTCTATGCACTGAGCCCGAAGGATGAGGTGCTGGACCTGCCACAGGGGGCCACGCCGCTCGATTTCGCTTACCAGGTGCACACCATGGTTGGCCACCGCTGCCGGGGCGCCAAGGTCAATGGCCGCATCGTGCCGCTGACCTACCGCCTGCGCAGTGGCGACCGTGTCGAAATCCTGACCGGCAAGGAGGCCGACCCGCGTCGCGACTGGCTGATGCCGGCCCTGGGTTTCCTGGCCAGCAACCGTTCGCGCGAGAAGGTGCGCAGCTGGTTCCACAAGCTGGACCGTGCGCGCAACGTGCAGGCCGGCCGTGAGCTGCTCGAGCGTGAGCTGAAGCGGCTGGGCCTGCAGCACTCGGACCTGACGGTGGCGGCGAAGAAGTTCCATGCCGACAGCGTTGACGACCTCTACATTCAGGTGGCGCTGGGCGATACCGGCCCGAACCAGGTCAGCCGTACCCTGCTGGAGGCGGAGCGTGCGGCGAGCCAGCCGGCACCTGCGCCGAGCCTGCCGCGGCCGACCGCGCGCCGCGAGAACCTGGGCAAGTCCAAGTTCACCGTGCAGGGCGTGGGCAACCTGCTGGTGCAGCTGGCGCGTTGCTGCCAGCCGGTGGCCGGCGAACCGATCGTCGGCTACCTGACCCGTAGCCGGGGTGTCACCGTGCATCGTGCAGACTGTGCCGCGCTGGCCCGGCTGGCAGCCACCAGCCCACAGCGCATCCTGCCGGTGGAGTGGGGCCAGGCCGGTGGTGGCTACGAAGTGGACGTGGTGGTCACCGCAGTCGACCGCCGCTGGCTGCTGAAGGACATCACCAACCTGATCGCCCAGGAGGACGCCTACGTGCTCGACATCCACAGTGACAACGTGCGCAACAGTGGCCGTGCCCACCTCCGCCTGCGCCTGAAAGTCAGTGACTACGGCCAGCTGTCGACCCTGCTGGGCAAGCTGGACGCGCTGCCGGGCGTGAGCGAGGCCCGTCGCCTCGGCTGA